The DNA segment GCTCAGTTCCTCTTCTTTGGTTTTTGTCGTGGTAAACTGGATGTTTTTGATAATATCCGCAGGAAGATTCTGCAGTGCTATTCTCCCGTTTTTGTCAAAGAAAGGCTTTCCGTTGATGGTAATCTGGTCAATCTCTTTACCATTGATCGTGATTTTTCCGTCGTTATCAATCTGAACGCCGGGAATTTGCTTAAGAAGTTCTTCAATTTTACTGTCAGGACGAACCTTTATGGATGAAGCATTAAATTCAATCGTATCCTTTTTAATCTTTACCGGCGATGCCGTAAGCCTAACTTCCTCAATATTGGTTATCGAGTTTTTCTCCATCTCGATATCTCCTAACGAAAAAGATTTTTCAATTTTTTCAAGACGCTTGGAAAAAGAAATCATTTTGTCGGCATCTATTTTCAGAATGCTGGGTTCATTCAGTTCGTCTGCTTTCAGGGAAAACTTTCCCTCGCGGTTGGTTGCAGTATAATTGATAATAGAAGAATCTTTTTCCTTGAGAAGATAAACCGTTGCATTTTCAATAGGTTTTTTTTCTAGGCCGAGTATTTTTCCGTCGATGTTAAATTTTTGAGCGTTAAGAATCAAAATATTGAATGTCAGGATAAGCAGAATTGCTAATTTCTTCATGTATCATAGATTATTAGAGCTGCAAAATTATAAAAAACATTATTTAATTCACAATTAATAGAGTTAAAGACAGTTAATTTTTCCCCTGGAATTGGGGGCTAACTGTTAATTTTCCATAAAAATAAAACATCCCTTTGACAAAGGATGTTTTTTAATTATATAGATAATGATACTAAGCTCTCAAATATCTTGAATAAGCATATCCCTCCTGTCCGTCAGAAGTTTTCACTTTCCACCAGTCATCCGAAGTCTGCTCTACAAGCGTGATGGAAGAACCTTTGCTTACTTTGCCGATAATAGCTGCATCCGTGGAAGGTTCCTGTCTGATATTGAGATTAGAATCATCCGTTGCTACAGTGAGTGGCGTTCCTGTAGTAAGTCCGGAAACCTGTACATCAATATTAATGTCTGAAGCGGAATAAGTGGAATCAATGGTTCCCAAAGCATTCCATACCGCATCTTTGGCAGCGGTGTTGGAGGCACTTCCCGAAACATACAGAATACCATCCTGTTCCTGAACTTTAAGATCAGAAATTCCTGCAGACTGTGCCGCAGAAACCACACTTGAATATTTGTCTTCTAAAGTACTCATGTCGTTATTTTTTAACTGTATAATTATAGTTTACCTTTCCTACTTTTAAAGCATCTACCGATTCTTTTACTTTTCTTGCATCTGAAGCAGAAATAGTTCCGGTTAAGGTTAGTTCTCCGTTTATGACCTCCACTTTTACTCCGGGAATATCTTTTACGGCATCTTGTACTTTTTGCTGTACGGCAGGATCCACAGCAGACTGCGTTTCTACAGGAGCAGGTGTTGCTGCGGCTGCAGGAGCTACCGTTGCCATATCATGTACGTCCTTAATTCCGTTGATGGCTTTAAGCTGTGTGATCATAGCGTCTTTTTCTTCCTGGGTTTCAAAGGTGCCGCTGAGATGTGCAACACCATCTTTTACTTCTACAGAAGCTCCAGGATTAGAGGTTACCACCGTAGTAGCCTGCGTCTGCAGGTCGGTATCAGAAACCTTTTTTTTGCATGAAACTGATCCCAAAGAGATAGCTACAGCTAAGGCAGCCATTGCGATAGTTTTTTTCATAGTTGTATATTTTGATGTATTTAATATGATCAAGATAACAATAAAATTTATACCAAAAGATCATATTTAGGATTTATTTTCATGAAATTAAAAAAGAAATGTAATTCAGATTGATAAAATTGTTCTTTAAATAAAGACATTCTGAACTCAATATCTGATAACGGCTGTATTATATCTGATGTGGGATTGGAAGCAATTCTAAAAATATTATATTTGCCAAACTTGAATTATCTATATGAAAGGACAGAATAAACTATTTATAGCCATCGTTGTTGCCTTGATTCTGGGTGTGGCCATCGGCGGATTTGTACACATCCGTTATCCTGAAAGCGCAGAACCGTTTTCTAAAAACATAAAACTCTTAGGAACTGTTTTCATTCGTCTGGTGCAGATGATTATCGCACCTTTGGTATTTACGACCCTGGTGGTGGGAATTGCCAAAATGAGTGATATTAAGATGATCGGAAGGGTAGGTACAAAAGCGATGTTATGGTTCATCTCTGCTTCCTTGGTATCTCTGTTTATTGGTCTTATGTTGGTAAACTGGCTGGAGCCGGGACACGTGACAACACTCCCTATTCAGGATGCGGCTTCCGCAGATGAACTTCTGAAAAGCAGCAAAGGATTTTCCATGGAAGATTTTGTAAAGCATATTATTCCTAAAAGTGTTTTTGAAGCTTTTGCTACCAATGAAGTGCTGCAGATTGTGGTATTTTCTATCATGTTTGGGATTGCACTGGCCAATTTGGGAGACGAATATGCACAACCTGTTGTAAAGCTGTTTGATATTATCGCCCATGGAATCCTGAAAATGGTAGGTTATATTATGTGGTTTGCTCCGCTGGGTGTCCTGGGAGCTATTGCAGCAGTAGTGGCAACCAATGGTTTTGAGATCTTTAAGGTTTATGCCATTTATCTCAGGGATTTTTTCTTTGCACTGGGCATTCTCTGGCTGGTTCTCTTACTTGTAGGATATTTAATCATCGGCAACCGGCTTTTTGAATTGCTGAGAAGAATTAAAGAACCTTTGCTTATTGCCTTTTCCACCACCAGTTCTGAAGCAGTTTTCCCGAAACTGGTAGAAGAGCTTGAGAGATTCGGCTGTAATAACAGGGTGGTATCATTTATTTTACCATTAGGCTATTCTTTTAATCTGGATGGGAGTATGATGTACATGACGTTTGCTTCCATTTTCATTGCCCAGATTTATGGAATTGAAATGAGTATTGGTCAGCAAA comes from the Chryseobacterium nepalense genome and includes:
- a CDS encoding SH3 domain-containing protein, producing MSTLEDKYSSVVSAAQSAGISDLKVQEQDGILYVSGSASNTAAKDAVWNALGTIDSTYSASDINIDVQVSGLTTGTPLTVATDDSNLNIRQEPSTDAAIIGKVSKGSSITLVEQTSDDWWKVKTSDGQEGYAYSRYLRA
- a CDS encoding dicarboxylate/amino acid:cation symporter, encoding MKGQNKLFIAIVVALILGVAIGGFVHIRYPESAEPFSKNIKLLGTVFIRLVQMIIAPLVFTTLVVGIAKMSDIKMIGRVGTKAMLWFISASLVSLFIGLMLVNWLEPGHVTTLPIQDAASADELLKSSKGFSMEDFVKHIIPKSVFEAFATNEVLQIVVFSIMFGIALANLGDEYAQPVVKLFDIIAHGILKMVGYIMWFAPLGVLGAIAAVVATNGFEIFKVYAIYLRDFFFALGILWLVLLLVGYLIIGNRLFELLRRIKEPLLIAFSTTSSEAVFPKLVEELERFGCNNRVVSFILPLGYSFNLDGSMMYMTFASIFIAQIYGIEMSIGQQITMLLVLMLTSKGIAGVPRASLVIIVATCSMFGIPPEGIALILPIDHFCDMGRSMTNVLGNALATSAVSKWEGQLDNHGGDL
- a CDS encoding BON domain-containing protein, whose product is MKKTIAMAALAVAISLGSVSCKKKVSDTDLQTQATTVVTSNPGASVEVKDGVAHLSGTFETQEEKDAMITQLKAINGIKDVHDMATVAPAAAATPAPVETQSAVDPAVQQKVQDAVKDIPGVKVEVINGELTLTGTISASDARKVKESVDALKVGKVNYNYTVKK